In the genome of Streptococcus mitis, one region contains:
- a CDS encoding peptidase, whose amino-acid sequence MEKYFGEKQQRFSFRKLSVGLVSATISSLFFVSVLASSAVEAQETKGVHYKYVTESELSSEEKKQLVYDIPTYMENDDETYYLVYKLNSQNQLGELPNTGSKNEMQALVTGASLAALGILIFAVSKKKVKNKTVLHLVLVAGIGNGVLVSAHALENNFLLNYNTDYELTSGEKLPLPKTISGYTYIGYIKEGNMTSESKVSNQEKSVSSPTNQQKVDYSVTPNFVENPSTAQAIQEQTSVSSTKPTEVQVVEKTLSAELTNPRKEEKQSSNSAVVSAKGEPAIQSALPKAVVTDKGEPATQPALPEAVVSDKGEPAVQPELPEAVVTDKGEPATQPALPEAVVSDKGEPAVQPELPEAVVSDKGEPEVHPELPEAVVSAKGEPAVQPELPEAVVTDKGEPAVQPALPEAVVTDKGEPAVQPELPEAVVTDKGEPAIQPELPEAVVTDKVKPAVQPELPEAVVTDKGEPAVQPALPEAVISDKGEPAIQSALPKAVVTDKGEPATQPALPEAVVSDKGEPAVQPELPEAVITDKGEPAVQPELPEAVVTDKGEPAVQPVLPDAVVSDKGEPAVQPELPEAVVTDKGEPEVQPELPEAVVTDKGEPEVQPELPEAVVTDKGESAVQPALPEAVVTDKGEPAIQPELPEAVVSDKGEPAIQPALPEAVVSDKGEPEQVAPLPEYTGDINQVKPDIPTEKTKEQDPEKTLELRNVSDIELYSQTNGTYKQHISLDGIPKNTDNYFVKVKSSAFKDVYLPVASITEAERNGQPVYKITAKAEKLKQEQNNKYVDHFTFYLDKKATEEKTNFTSFSNLVKAINQNLSGTYHLAASLNANEVELSPDDKSYIKGTFTGQLIGEKDGKKYAIYNLKKPLFENLSGATVEKLSLKNVAISGKNDIASLANEATNGTKIKQVHVDGVLAGERGIGGLLVKADQSSITESSFKGRIVNTYETTAAYNIGGLVGHLTGNKASLTKSKATVAISSNTNSSDQTVGGLAGLVDQDAHIQDSYAEGDINNVKHFGRVAGVAGYLWDRKTNEEQHAGRLTNVLSDVNVTNGNAITGYHYNGMKVKDTFSSKANRVYNVTLVRDEVISKESFEERGTMLDASEVTNKKAEINPLTPPTVEPLSTSGSKESDFSKVKHYQAKRALVYKNIEKLLPFYNKATIVKYGNLVKENSLLYQKELLSAVMMKDDQVITDIVSNKQTANKLLLHYQDHSSEKFDLKYQNDFAKLAEYSLGDTGLLYTPNQFLYDQDSIIKQVLPDLQKVNYKSDAIRKTLGISPEVKLTELYLEDQFAKTKQNLGDILKKLLSADAGLASDNSVTRGYLVDKIKNNKEALLLGLTYLERWYNFSYGQVNVKDLVMYHPDFFGKGNTSPLDTLIELGKSGFNNLLAKNNVDTYAISLASHHGTTDLFSTLETYRKVFLPNTSNNDWFKSQTKAYIVEEKSNIEEVKTKQGQAGTKYSIGVYDRITSATWKYRNMVLPLLTLPEKSVFVISTMSSLGFGAYDRYRNSDYKAGDELNKFVEDNARETAKRQRDHYDYWYRILDKEGREKLYRTILLYDAYKFGDDRTSGKATVEAQFDSTNPAMKNFFGPVGNKVVHNHHGAYATGDGVYYMSYRMLDKDGAITYTHEMTHDSDQDIYLGGYGRRSGLGPEFFAKGLLQAPDQPSDATITINSILKHKISDSTEGQRLQVLDPTTRFNNAADLQNYVHNMFDVVYMLEYLEGQSIVKQLDAYQKMTALRKIENKYVKDPADGNDVYATNVVQNLTEEDAKKLTTFDSLITNNILSAREYKSGEYERNGYYTIKLFAPIYSALSSKGTPGDLMGRRIAYELLAAKGFKDGMVPYISNQYEKDAKTAGSKIKSYGKEVGLVTDELVLQKVFNGQYKTWAEFKTAMYQERVKQFGNLKQVTFNDPTKSWASFARKTIHSVEELQRLMDEAVRKDADENRYSWDNYNPEYDSAVHKLKRAVFKAYLNQTDDFRSSIFKNKK is encoded by the coding sequence ATGGAAAAGTATTTTGGTGAAAAACAGCAGCGTTTTTCATTTAGAAAATTATCAGTAGGACTTGTATCTGCAACGATTTCAAGTTTATTTTTTGTGTCTGTATTAGCTAGTTCAGCTGTAGAGGCTCAAGAGACTAAAGGTGTTCACTATAAATATGTGACAGAGTCAGAACTATCATCAGAAGAAAAGAAGCAGCTTGTCTATGACATTCCGACATACATGGAGAATGATGATGAGACTTATTATCTTGTTTATAAATTAAATTCCCAAAATCAACTGGGAGAATTGCCAAATACTGGAAGTAAGAATGAGATGCAAGCCCTAGTTACTGGTGCTAGCTTAGCTGCTCTGGGAATTTTAATTTTTGCCGTTTCTAAGAAAAAAGTTAAGAATAAAACGGTATTACATTTAGTATTGGTTGCAGGAATAGGAAATGGTGTCTTAGTTTCAGCTCATGCTTTAGAAAATAATTTCTTACTGAATTACAATACTGACTATGAACTAACCTCAGGAGAAAAATTACCTCTTCCTAAAACCATTTCAGGTTACACTTATATTGGATATATCAAAGAGGGAAACATGACTTCTGAATCTAAAGTAAGTAATCAAGAGAAATCAGTATCTAGTCCAACAAATCAACAAAAGGTAGATTATAGTGTTACACCGAATTTTGTAGAAAATCCATCAACAGCACAAGCTATTCAGGAACAAACATCTGTTTCTTCAACTAAGCCGACAGAAGTTCAAGTAGTTGAAAAAACTCTCTCTGCAGAATTAACCAATCCAAGAAAAGAAGAGAAACAATCTTCAAATTCTGCCGTTGTAAGCGCAAAAGGCGAACCTGCAATCCAATCTGCCTTACCAAAAGCAGTTGTAACCGATAAAGGCGAACCTGCAACCCAACCTGCCTTACCAGAAGCTGTAGTAAGTGACAAAGGCGAGCCTGCAGTTCAACCAGAGCTTCCCGAAGCAGTTGTAACTGACAAAGGCGAACCTGCAACCCAACCCGCTTTACCAGAAGCTGTGGTAAGTGACAAAGGCGAGCCTGCAGTCCAACCAGAATTGCCAGAAGCTGTTGTAAGTGATAAAGGTGAACCAGAAGTTCACCCAGAGTTGCCAGAAGCAGTTGTAAGCGCCAAAGGTGAACCGGCAGTCCAACCTGAATTGCCAGAAGCTGTTGTTACTGATAAAGGCGAACCTGCAGTCCAACCCGCCTTACCAGAAGCTGTTGTAACCGACAAAGGCGAGCCTGCAGTTCAACCAGAGTTGCCAGAAGCTGTAGTAACCGACAAAGGCGAACCTGCAATTCAGCCAGAGTTACCAGAAGCTGTAGTAACTGACAAAGTCAAACCCGCAGTTCAACCAGAGTTACCAGAGGCAGTCGTAACTGACAAAGGGGAACCTGCAGTCCAACCAGCGTTGCCAGAGGCTGTAATAAGTGACAAAGGCGAACCTGCAATCCAATCTGCCTTACCAAAAGCAGTTGTAACCGATAAAGGCGAACCTGCAACCCAACCTGCCTTACCAGAAGCTGTAGTAAGTGACAAAGGCGAGCCTGCAGTTCAACCAGAGTTGCCAGAAGCTGTTATAACCGATAAAGGTGAACCTGCAGTTCAGCCAGAGTTACCAGAAGCAGTTGTAACCGACAAAGGGGAACCTGCAGTCCAACCCGTCTTACCAGATGCTGTAGTAAGTGACAAAGGGGAGCCTGCAGTTCAGCCAGAATTGCCAGAAGCTGTTGTTACTGACAAAGGTGAACCTGAAGTTCAGCCAGAATTGCCAGAAGCTGTTGTTACTGACAAAGGTGAGCCTGAAGTTCAACCTGAATTGCCAGAAGCTGTAGTAACCGACAAAGGCGAATCTGCTGTCCAACCAGCGTTACCAGAAGCCGTTGTAACCGATAAAGGCGAACCTGCAATTCAGCCAGAGTTACCAGAAGCAGTAGTAAGTGACAAAGGTGAGCCTGCAATCCAACCTGCGTTACCAGAAGCTGTTGTGAGTGACAAAGGTGAGCCTGAACAGGTAGCCCCACTTCCAGAATACACTGGTGATATTAATCAAGTAAAGCCAGATATTCCGACTGAAAAAACAAAAGAGCAGGATCCAGAAAAAACACTCGAATTAAGAAATGTTTCGGATATTGAGTTGTACAGCCAGACGAATGGGACTTATAAACAACATATTTCATTGGATGGAATTCCAAAGAATACGGATAATTACTTTGTCAAGGTAAAATCTTCGGCATTTAAAGATGTCTATCTGCCAGTCGCCTCAATAACTGAAGCAGAAAGAAATGGTCAACCAGTTTATAAAATCACAGCCAAAGCTGAGAAACTCAAGCAAGAGCAGAACAATAAATATGTCGACCATTTCACCTTCTACCTCGATAAGAAGGCTACAGAGGAAAAGACAAACTTTACTTCCTTTAGTAATCTGGTCAAAGCTATAAACCAAAATCTCTCTGGAACCTATCATTTAGCGGCCAGCCTGAATGCTAACGAAGTGGAGCTTAGTCCTGATGATAAATCCTATATCAAGGGAACCTTTACTGGTCAGTTGATTGGAGAAAAAGATGGTAAGAAGTATGCTATTTATAACTTGAAAAAACCTCTGTTTGAAAACTTGAGTGGTGCTACAGTAGAAAAACTAAGTCTAAAAAATGTTGCTATTTCAGGGAAAAATGATATTGCTTCACTGGCAAATGAAGCTACGAATGGCACAAAGATTAAACAAGTTCATGTCGATGGTGTTCTGGCTGGAGAACGTGGTATCGGTGGTTTGTTGGTTAAGGCAGACCAATCAAGCATCACAGAGAGTAGTTTCAAGGGAAGAATTGTCAATACCTATGAAACAACTGCTGCCTACAATATCGGTGGCCTGGTCGGTCACTTGACAGGAAACAAAGCTTCACTGACTAAATCAAAAGCGACAGTAGCCATTTCATCCAACACCAATAGTTCAGATCAGACTGTTGGTGGGCTAGCAGGTCTAGTAGATCAAGATGCGCATATACAAGATAGCTATGCTGAAGGTGATATCAACAATGTCAAGCACTTTGGTAGAGTCGCGGGTGTGGCTGGATATTTGTGGGATCGAAAAACGAATGAGGAACAGCATGCAGGAAGATTGACCAATGTTCTCAGCGATGTTAATGTAACCAACGGGAATGCCATTACCGGTTACCACTACAATGGAATGAAGGTGAAGGACACATTCAGCAGCAAGGCGAACAGAGTATACAATGTCACCTTGGTTAGGGATGAAGTCATCAGCAAAGAATCCTTTGAAGAAAGAGGAACGATGCTAGATGCTTCTGAAGTGACGAATAAAAAAGCAGAAATCAATCCTCTCACTCCTCCAACAGTGGAGCCCCTTTCAACAAGTGGTAGTAAAGAAAGTGATTTTTCTAAGGTGAAGCATTATCAAGCTAAGCGTGCTTTGGTTTATAAGAACATTGAAAAATTGTTACCTTTCTATAACAAGGCGACCATCGTGAAATACGGAAATCTGGTCAAGGAGAATAGTCTCTTATATCAAAAAGAACTCTTGTCCGCAGTTATGATGAAGGATGACCAAGTAATCACAGATATTGTTTCCAACAAACAGACTGCAAACAAACTCTTACTTCACTATCAGGACCATTCATCTGAAAAATTTGATCTCAAGTATCAGAATGATTTTGCCAAGCTAGCAGAATATAGTTTAGGGGATACAGGACTCCTCTACACTCCAAATCAATTCTTGTATGACCAAGACTCTATCATTAAGCAGGTCTTACCTGACTTACAAAAGGTTAACTATAAGTCAGATGCTATCAGAAAGACACTTGGTATTTCTCCAGAAGTTAAGTTAACCGAGCTCTATTTAGAAGACCAGTTCGCCAAAACAAAACAAAATCTGGGAGACATCTTGAAAAAACTCTTGTCAGCAGATGCCGGTCTAGCTAGCGATAACTCAGTCACCAGAGGCTATCTTGTAGATAAAATCAAGAACAATAAGGAAGCCTTGCTACTCGGTTTAACTTATTTAGAACGTTGGTATAACTTTAGCTATGGTCAGGTGAATGTCAAAGATCTAGTTATGTATCATCCGGACTTCTTTGGTAAAGGAAATACTTCACCACTAGATACTCTGATTGAGTTAGGTAAATCTGGCTTTAACAATCTTCTTGCTAAAAACAATGTTGATACTTATGCTATCAGTCTTGCCAGCCATCATGGAACGACAGATTTGTTTAGCACGCTTGAAACTTACCGCAAAGTCTTTCTACCAAATACAAGCAACAATGACTGGTTTAAATCACAGACCAAGGCTTACATCGTCGAAGAAAAATCTAATATCGAAGAGGTTAAAACAAAGCAAGGACAGGCTGGTACCAAGTATTCTATCGGTGTCTACGACCGTATCACTAGTGCCACATGGAAATACCGCAATATGGTACTACCTCTACTTACCCTTCCTGAAAAATCTGTATTTGTCATCTCGACCATGTCTAGTCTAGGATTTGGAGCTTATGATCGCTACCGCAACAGCGATTATAAGGCTGGAGATGAACTCAATAAGTTTGTTGAAGATAATGCGCGTGAAACAGCCAAACGTCAGCGAGATCACTATGATTATTGGTATCGCATTTTAGATAAAGAAGGACGAGAAAAACTCTATCGTACAATTCTACTTTATGATGCCTATAAGTTTGGAGATGATAGAACCTCTGGAAAAGCTACAGTTGAGGCTCAGTTTGATAGTACCAATCCGGCGATGAAGAATTTCTTTGGTCCAGTGGGTAATAAAGTAGTTCACAATCATCATGGTGCTTATGCAACTGGAGATGGCGTTTACTATATGTCCTATCGTATGTTAGATAAGGATGGAGCCATTACTTATACTCATGAGATGACCCATGATTCAGATCAGGATATTTACCTTGGTGGCTATGGTCGAAGAAGTGGCTTGGGACCTGAGTTCTTCGCAAAAGGCTTATTGCAAGCTCCTGACCAACCAAGTGATGCAACTATTACCATCAACTCTATCTTGAAACATAAAATATCAGATAGTACAGAAGGCCAGCGATTACAAGTACTTGATCCAACTACAAGATTTAATAACGCAGCAGATCTTCAGAACTACGTCCACAATATGTTTGATGTCGTTTACATGTTGGAATATCTCGAAGGGCAATCTATCGTGAAACAGTTAGATGCTTATCAGAAAATGACGGCCCTGAGAAAAATCGAGAATAAATACGTAAAAGATCCTGCAGATGGAAATGATGTTTACGCTACTAACGTTGTACAAAATCTGACAGAAGAAGATGCCAAAAAATTGACTACTTTTGATAGTTTGATTACAAATAATATCTTGTCAGCTCGTGAATATAAGTCTGGGGAATATGAACGAAATGGCTACTATACGATTAAACTCTTTGCCCCAATCTATTCGGCTCTGAGCAGCAAGGGAACTCCGGGTGATTTGATGGGACGTAGAATAGCTTATGAACTTCTGGCTGCCAAAGGCTTTAAGGATGGAATGGTACCATATATCTCAAATCAATATGAAAAAGATGCAAAAACGGCGGGAAGTAAGATTAAGTCTTATGGTAAAGAAGTAGGTTTAGTTACAGATGAACTTGTCCTTCAAAAAGTATTTAACGGTCAATATAAAACTTGGGCAGAATTCAAGACAGCTATGTATCAAGAACGTGTGAAGCAGTTTGGGAACTTGAAGCAGGTTACCTTCAACGATCCAACTAAATCTTGGGCAAGTTTTGCAAGAAAGACGATTCATAGTGTAGAAGAACTGCAGCGATTAATGGACGAAGCTGTCCGTAAGGATGCAGATGAGAATCGTTATTCTTGGGACAACTATAATCCAGAATATGATAGTGCAGTTCATAAGTTAAAGAGAGCAGTGTTTAAGGCCTATCTAAATCAAACTGATGATTTTAGAAGTTCAATTTTTAAGAATAAAAAATAG